The following is a genomic window from Chitinophagales bacterium.
TTTGAAAACGAAGGATTTTGATTTATTGATTTCTCAATACAATGCAATGGGCTTAATTTATAGCTCTACATATAAAAACAAAGAGGCTCTTTTTTATTATCAAAAGGCAATAGAGCTAGCTCAGAAAAAAAACAATAAAACTATTTTCGCCTATGCTAACTCAAATTCGGGAAGTATCTATCAAGAAATGGGTGAATACAGAAAGGCACTAGATTTTCATTTTAAAGCTCTTGTTATTGAAAAGGAATTGAATGACATTTATGGTTTAGCCACAGAATATGGAAGTATTTCAGTAGCTTATAGAGAAATGTCTCAGCAATATCCAGCGAAGCGAAATGTCTATCTAGACAGTTCGATTCATTATGGAAATTTATCCATTGACTACTGCATAAAATGCGATGATAATAGCGATTTAATCTTGGTAAAAAAAGAATTAGGCAAAACGTATGCCTTCAAGAACAATTATAAAAAAGCATACCAGCTATTTTCTGAATCTATACAACTAAAAGACTCTCTTTTCTCCTCAGAACAAGACGCTGAATTGCGTGCCACTGAGAAAAAACAACTAGAAAAAGTTAAGGAAGTCGAATTAGCAAAGCAGCGTCAGTTGATATATTTCTCATCATTGGGAGGACTGATAATGCTAGTTTTTGCGAGTATATTTTTCTTTCAAAGAAATAAAATAAAAAAGGAAAAAAAGAGGAGCGATGAGCTTTTATTAAACATTTTACCAGAAGAAGTAGCGGAAGAGTTAAAACAAAAAGGTAGTTCAGATGCCAAGGCTTTTGATTCCGTCACAATTTTATTTACGGATTTTAAAGGTTTTACTCAAGTGAGTGAAAAACTATCTCCCCATGAATTGGTTGAGGAAATTGATTTTTGTTTTAGAGCTTTTGACAAAATAATTGAAAAGTACAACATTGAAAAAATAAAGACCATTGGCGATGCCTACATGTGTGCAGGTGGCTTGCCCATTCCTAGTGTAAATCATGCAGAAGATGTCATACGAGCGGCTATAGAGATTAGAGATTTCATTCATAATCGAAAAGAAGAAAAACAAGCTAAAGGAGAAACTTTTTTCGAAATACGCATCGGTGTGCATACTGGAAATGTGGTAGCTGGTATCGTAGGAATTAAAAAATTTGCTTACGATATTTGGGGTGATGCCGTGAATCTAGCTTCGCGAATGGAGTCATCCAGTGAGCCGGGTAAAATAAACATCAGTGAAACGACCTATTCTATTGTCAAAGAAAAATTTGAATGCCATTATAGAGGTAAAATTGAAGCTAAGAATAAAGGAGAGATCAACATGTATTTTGTAGAAAAATATATTGGAATTGATAACGATTAAACAGATATCTGCCATTGATTTGGAATCACTTGCAGCCTTATCCAAATCCACCTTTGTACAGTCTCATGGGCATAGTGCAGACTCTAAAGATATCGACACCTATCTTCGCTATGCCTATTCTTTGAATAGACTTCGCTCCGAATTAGAAGACAAGAATACCTATTTTCATTTTTTGTACGATGAGAATATATTGGTAGGATATTCCAAGATAAGTCTAGAGACCAACTATCCAAAAGTTTTCGACCAACCCTTAGCTAAACTAGATAGAATTTATATTGATGAAAAATCCTTGGACAAAAAACTCGGACAAGTTCTCTTTGATTTTAATTTAGAAATAGCAAAACAAAATAATCAAAAAGGAATATGGTTATATACATGGATAGAGAATCACCGTGCGATTAAGTTTTATCAAAAAAATGGTTTTGAAATCATAGACCATAAGGATTTTAAAATTTCCAATCGCCATTCGAATCCGAATTATATTATGTATAAAAAAAATATAATGTCTTGAGAAAATTAATCGTCTCAATTTTTGTTGTTGTTATTTGTTTGATCCTATTTTTAGTTCCAAAAGATATTAAGAGAACCGTACAATTTGTTGTATCGA
Proteins encoded in this region:
- a CDS encoding GNAT family N-acetyltransferase, with translation MITIKQISAIDLESLAALSKSTFVQSHGHSADSKDIDTYLRYAYSLNRLRSELEDKNTYFHFLYDENILVGYSKISLETNYPKVFDQPLAKLDRIYIDEKSLDKKLGQVLFDFNLEIAKQNNQKGIWLYTWIENHRAIKFYQKNGFEIIDHKDFKISNRHSNPNYIMYKKNIMS
- a CDS encoding tetratricopeptide repeat protein; its protein translation is MRAALLGLLLIQFLVSTAQLEGRLLIDSLHVELKKNRSDSSFVKLYNSLSSSYIVVNPDSGIIYAQLAFNRAKDINWSSEEVISLLNQSVCLTRKGEYNKALKMNFIAQEKMEELNDDVLTAKVFSNLGYIYLHLNDYQRALEYCQKSIQLGLKTKDFDLLISQYNAMGLIYSSTYKNKEALFYYQKAIELAQKKNNKTIFAYANSNSGSIYQEMGEYRKALDFHFKALVIEKELNDIYGLATEYGSISVAYREMSQQYPAKRNVYLDSSIHYGNLSIDYCIKCDDNSDLILVKKELGKTYAFKNNYKKAYQLFSESIQLKDSLFSSEQDAELRATEKKQLEKVKEVELAKQRQLIYFSSLGGLIMLVFASIFFFQRNKIKKEKKRSDELLLNILPEEVAEELKQKGSSDAKAFDSVTILFTDFKGFTQVSEKLSPHELVEEIDFCFRAFDKIIEKYNIEKIKTIGDAYMCAGGLPIPSVNHAEDVIRAAIEIRDFIHNRKEEKQAKGETFFEIRIGVHTGNVVAGIVGIKKFAYDIWGDAVNLASRMESSSEPGKINISETTYSIVKEKFECHYRGKIEAKNKGEINMYFVEKYIGIDND